The following coding sequences lie in one Pseudomonas svalbardensis genomic window:
- a CDS encoding DNA alkylation repair protein gives MTTTHQPAPALKEIFNADRLKHIATEMTAVYPEFNAKAFLKLANDGLADLSIMQRMARVSECLHAVLPLSYEETLEVLRALAPRLNSGFVSISLPHYVATYGGHAFEQSMDALKYFTAFGSSEFAIRHFLRSNIEGSLAVMHDWALDENEHVRRLASEGSRPRLPWSFRLEQIQADPTLAAAILDNLKADNSLYVRKSVANHLNDITKDHPEWVLDLIEGWSLDNKHTAWIAKHALRSLIKQGNQRALAIIGAGGKPEVEIIDVKVEPAVIRLGEKITLSFAVKSTVEDSQRLVIDYAIDYVKANGSTSAKVFKLKALTLPGKATESIARSQHIKELTTRKHYVGKHAVHVLVNGERLASTSFEILP, from the coding sequence ATGACCACCACCCACCAACCCGCCCCCGCCCTAAAAGAAATCTTCAACGCCGACCGCCTCAAACACATCGCCACCGAGATGACCGCGGTCTACCCCGAGTTCAACGCCAAAGCCTTCCTGAAACTGGCCAACGACGGGCTTGCCGATTTATCAATCATGCAGCGCATGGCCCGGGTCAGCGAGTGCCTGCACGCGGTCCTGCCGTTGAGCTATGAAGAGACGCTTGAAGTGCTGCGCGCCCTCGCTCCGCGGCTGAACAGCGGTTTCGTCAGCATTTCATTACCGCATTACGTCGCGACGTACGGCGGACATGCCTTCGAACAATCCATGGACGCGCTGAAATATTTCACTGCCTTCGGCTCCTCGGAGTTCGCGATCCGCCATTTCCTGCGCAGCAATATCGAAGGCTCCCTGGCGGTCATGCACGATTGGGCCCTGGACGAAAACGAACACGTCCGCCGCCTGGCCAGCGAAGGCAGCCGACCGCGCCTGCCATGGTCGTTCCGTCTGGAACAGATTCAGGCTGACCCAACATTGGCGGCGGCGATCCTCGACAACCTCAAGGCCGACAACAGCCTTTACGTGCGCAAGTCCGTGGCCAACCACCTCAACGACATCACCAAGGATCATCCCGAATGGGTGCTGGACCTGATCGAAGGCTGGTCGCTGGACAACAAACACACCGCATGGATCGCCAAACACGCCCTGCGCAGCCTGATCAAACAGGGCAACCAACGAGCGTTGGCGATCATTGGCGCGGGCGGAAAGCCTGAGGTCGAGATCATCGATGTGAAGGTGGAACCGGCGGTGATTCGTCTGGGTGAAAAAATCACCCTGTCCTTCGCCGTGAAATCCACGGTCGAGGACAGTCAACGACTGGTGATCGACTACGCCATCGATTACGTAAAAGCCAACGGCAGCACGTCGGCGAAGGTGTTCAAGCTCAAGGCGCTGACGCTTCCCGGCAAGGCGACCGAATCCATCGCCCGTAGCCAGCACATCAAGGAACTCACCACCCGCAAACACTACGTGGGCAAACACGCCGTGCACGTGCTGGTGAATGGGGAGCGCCTGGCTAGCACCTCATTCGAAATCCTCCCTTGA
- a CDS encoding DUF4287 domain-containing protein, whose protein sequence is MTDDTKIKGPASYFPSIEKKYGQPISHWLDVLVTVSDKKHMEMVAWLKTEHGMGHGHANALVAHYLASAKT, encoded by the coding sequence ATGACCGACGACACAAAAATAAAAGGCCCGGCGTCGTACTTCCCGTCAATCGAGAAAAAATATGGCCAGCCCATCAGCCACTGGCTGGATGTGCTCGTAACCGTCAGCGACAAAAAGCACATGGAAATGGTGGCCTGGCTGAAGACTGAGCATGGTATGGGGCATGGCCATGCCAATGCTTTGGTTGCGCATTATTTGGCGAGCGCTAAAACGTGA
- a CDS encoding carbohydrate-binding module family 20 domain-containing protein: MSRNRYLLPLGVCLLAMLPVFRDALGVTWVPLKDEVEFQCENGNTVPGYSVYVVGNHPELGNWDPAKAVKLDPKPAPNNSTWTGKVLFPGTDDGKDVEWKCIVRKENDPTDVKWQLAKNNTVKLVFRTKSIGTF; the protein is encoded by the coding sequence ATGTCTCGCAATCGTTACCTATTGCCGCTGGGCGTTTGCTTGTTGGCAATGCTGCCCGTGTTCCGCGATGCCCTAGGTGTCACGTGGGTGCCCTTAAAAGACGAAGTGGAATTTCAATGCGAAAACGGCAACACGGTGCCGGGCTACAGTGTGTATGTTGTCGGCAACCATCCGGAGCTAGGGAATTGGGATCCAGCCAAGGCCGTAAAGCTCGACCCTAAACCCGCCCCTAACAACTCTACATGGACCGGCAAGGTACTTTTTCCGGGCACGGACGACGGCAAAGATGTGGAATGGAAGTGTATCGTGCGCAAAGAGAACGACCCGACCGACGTGAAGTGGCAGCTTGCCAAAAACAACACGGTGAAGTTGGTTTTCCGCACAAAGAGTATCGGCACGTTCTGA
- a CDS encoding LysR family transcriptional regulator has protein sequence MFDWNDLRFFLELQRSGRLLTAARRLNTTHATVARHIEAIEKSLGTALFVQHAQGYELTPAGEALLKHAEAMENVALLAQEEITQSTAPLGKIRVGVTEGLGIMFLASRMNGLFERYPGLEVELVAVPRFVSILNREAEISIHLERPAADMLVTRKLTDYRLALYASQEYLDRSPPLRSREDLGRHAWIGYVDDLLFSQELMFLNSFCRNPQVVFHSTSVIAQQQAARSGLGIAVLPCYMASADPGLVPLLPDESIQRSYWISTRRELHKSVRLRVLWDYVVGLCEAEQGLLLG, from the coding sequence ATGTTCGACTGGAATGACCTGCGGTTTTTTCTCGAGTTGCAGCGTAGCGGGCGTCTGCTCACCGCTGCCCGCCGTTTGAACACCACCCACGCCACCGTGGCCCGGCACATCGAGGCCATCGAAAAGAGCCTCGGCACGGCATTGTTTGTTCAGCATGCCCAGGGTTATGAGCTGACCCCGGCCGGTGAAGCGCTGCTCAAGCACGCCGAAGCGATGGAAAACGTCGCGCTGCTGGCTCAGGAAGAAATCACTCAGTCCACGGCGCCGCTGGGCAAGATCCGCGTTGGCGTGACCGAAGGGTTGGGCATCATGTTCCTCGCCAGCCGCATGAACGGCCTGTTCGAACGTTATCCGGGGCTGGAAGTGGAACTGGTGGCCGTGCCGCGCTTTGTCAGCATCCTCAATCGTGAGGCCGAAATCAGCATCCACCTGGAGCGCCCGGCCGCCGACATGCTGGTCACCCGCAAACTGACTGACTATCGATTGGCGCTGTACGCCAGCCAGGAGTATCTCGACCGTTCGCCACCGCTGCGCAGCCGCGAAGACCTCGGTCGCCACGCCTGGATCGGCTATGTCGATGACTTGCTGTTCAGCCAGGAACTGATGTTCCTCAACAGCTTCTGCCGCAATCCGCAGGTGGTGTTCCACAGCACCAGCGTCATCGCCCAACAACAGGCTGCGCGCTCAGGCCTGGGGATCGCCGTGCTGCCGTGTTACATGGCCAGCGCCGATCCCGGCCTGGTGCCGTTGCTGCCGGATGAGAGTATTCAGCGCAGCTACTGGATCAGCACGCGGCGTGAGTTGCACAAATCCGTGCGGTTGCGTGTGTTGTGGGATTACGTGGTGGGGTTGTGTGAGGCGGAACAGGGGTTGTTGCTGGGATAA